From a region of the Odoribacter splanchnicus DSM 20712 genome:
- a CDS encoding aminotransferase class I/II-fold pyridoxal phosphate-dependent enzyme produces MKIKGEPRAFLSNEARQLLNLYESLGERAEIFLPRHIYDNLTSFVKLCFEEPDDPAVQQSEINRYLLKFREDIPGYTDVALMLCPHHPSKAFELSGRRGEFMKKIDEFLDTEAVSPDSRVLLKNIKDTHDFSVGTPPVRSSHIEFISQVQLGGQVRDLRKYRDVIGVTGDLNEAHWNYLMDTLEQMIGQSTHYTTGAEKADFLNRMRWAVNFKGLNGMITTVVSGNADKAVSLLRGEVFGKNSVQVLENPSTEELFEQMRVDTTSVFVVKARHMRVNPFSGEKWFPLLTRLVIVDDSRESRSSNTSLVFCFHNGIIHTLNKVHTKKLGSPANTQLNLRLILENVNPSFLSEFREKIELQIKAYEKEINQILTEQIGTTGDAVKRLNVFKLDMFSRKIVQDKYSLEKLRDFIYFLENCHKEEKRQAQTRELIDEFESRIRQYFYSDCPQIQVLSVLEGGGRNQIRTYGRYLLQKPLHRLEDKVYKACRLILNIIPSNYERTLKNHFHKNFGINLFLEKYQAYITKIDNDANNKGRYDNFLNDLGIREKYRALPVEDQQIVKEFLSALGNLEQTSVSDSVQMIIRDLLFHPNGKPKPYIIYNAMQAWEYKDLLPDDTFDINPFDIEIENLPDGRLAYERLTDKLLRIKSTLALFDDSGSLWDLFCENTTILINDPNNPTGYTDFNTEALNAFLKLMNTCKITLFLDEAYADSVKVTDKHMPKWRTISRYIINNINAQANIRAVSSLSTTKNLSATGDRLGALAVTPQAAAVAAFVRQLNSCSHGNNNSLLMLNNLLETAQVAKKIKDTLESELPKNASRFKIKETLIRFINEQIGRIEKSNANSVANRQLHKTAGFEGSPLYLFLLDELVALDKLDILALPDDFKYHNEPFFVYYQRRLVENLNRFRVNKNFRSESMLRMSWAKEVAQRVVAEFEGTEVSWLPSDGSYLFNFRVGEGFSYADLLCFCQYLALHRGIAAVPYPTGLVRFAIGGFLADTEESKQVFKYELEDGFTIFMKYWTLFAAKRLDAAYKEVESHTILDEIFAYTKIQELIDAIIGDYPLSAKYRKDKAPSLQIRDIRTLYHASPERSGVSITTIDRSVNSVIELHGDKIGSCRDVFEFIRSAAFTKVYENLLAQIYKQVPAIADLDFNTVSSKYSKAVILKYITNKKTFQPNYNVLDDPMEKNVMREILIEMEHLLFSDSKVKILAIDATGNPELDKSKLEGINVIIKKYIREILLHFNLPFEKDSLEPSRKEIVRVAGETFEEITGIRLSDLNLQIWVDEFINRLRALPEFKETLLAQKCMGYMMDSIASGMNKENLPVTDKILFLYLLHNDHSFYRLVSAKLKYFSDKIGACADREVKMFTEEFITEILPTQLKEINDYIMRRRDIKVAEKEIHRVSRKVVLFYISMIKRTKGTDYYKRYTHTMVRLVETAFMKQNSSVNEMVQHGISIYKDFEMENKVLETFEDGRIAWINELMQKCGVISSEQPVQEHTRIVTDAKKREYPFHKVDRPGTISKKRLGEAGPNDYLKLLDLRPDSSFFIGRLARFIANMDSDDYRCKVVKHGMVKELVIFQKGYMKYLTDNYRLNYTEDIPIEDITRFVPDVISFLGAPEKLISFPQIGYFDIPGPNGNIKTIVTPLKQKVDYFGDVKKPRLTVINEKIKEIGGNPRHGSLFAVEENDGSIFVIEINGDSGVGKSEMIAAFILKWLRNNLEGVRSVKLIAGDMFHEFQDAEGNLYGIGTEVGDFSRTTDFDPDYIKYYKYLFESSADSNVEDLNSRSTVSGMCDITMPYKIDIMLSAGNYSKEEAGITRVDNPENFLLYMDAHGERKEKATSQDGPNFQRTLKRYTADKNIVDVIARHGNYLDDILDWDYVENEKQYYLASSFKLLDKIDITEVVGQIFGGKQFKRDGVGYTIQTVSFDMIQNRFIATVSYGERESREMMIDRKMFSAIFDSLASTPGGQPFIAEEGQLESVMNLVKIMRGGSDGKGKARNIQCGMLSTEIGKKGREITGPQKAAMELKRMIQEVRITRPEINEGKICVKRLLNEKYRPIFKGEMNSSELWRYNFFIYQLENMKKADYRRMDDIDRKVDMSNLVDFVPVDPKKEFSPLLVNPNLNIELSSFSETFEELMSLPNYPEFACEFAEHMEQLYVAEGYSEETNINNMIVQLLLLEGYCTTEDVARGSVIEKVNRETIAAAKYAVVRYLEGERVKRASSGKPVEKIAATGTGKKVATKGIRKK; encoded by the coding sequence ATGAAAATCAAAGGAGAACCGAGGGCATTTCTGAGTAATGAGGCCCGACAATTACTGAATCTTTACGAATCGTTAGGGGAACGGGCAGAGATTTTTTTGCCGCGTCATATTTATGACAATCTGACCAGTTTTGTGAAGCTTTGTTTTGAAGAACCCGATGACCCGGCTGTCCAGCAGTCGGAGATCAACCGTTATTTGTTGAAGTTCCGGGAAGATATTCCGGGATATACGGATGTTGCTTTGATGCTTTGTCCGCATCATCCTTCCAAAGCTTTCGAATTGAGTGGAAGGCGGGGAGAGTTTATGAAGAAGATCGATGAGTTCCTGGATACCGAAGCAGTAAGTCCTGATTCCAGAGTTCTCTTGAAAAATATTAAAGACACTCATGATTTTTCGGTAGGAACTCCTCCTGTGCGCAGTAGCCATATCGAGTTTATCTCCCAGGTACAATTGGGCGGGCAGGTACGCGATTTGCGGAAATACCGGGATGTGATCGGGGTGACCGGTGACCTGAACGAAGCGCATTGGAATTATTTGATGGATACTTTGGAGCAGATGATCGGCCAGAGTACCCATTATACAACCGGGGCTGAGAAGGCCGACTTTCTCAACCGGATGCGTTGGGCGGTGAATTTCAAGGGACTGAACGGTATGATTACGACGGTGGTTTCGGGAAATGCCGATAAAGCGGTCAGTCTGCTCCGGGGAGAAGTATTCGGTAAGAATAGTGTACAAGTGTTGGAGAATCCTTCTACCGAAGAATTGTTCGAACAGATGAGGGTGGATACAACCTCGGTCTTTGTGGTGAAAGCCCGGCATATGCGGGTGAATCCTTTCTCCGGTGAAAAATGGTTTCCTCTGCTGACCCGTCTGGTGATTGTCGACGATTCGCGGGAATCGAGGAGTTCCAATACCTCTCTGGTGTTCTGTTTTCATAACGGGATTATCCATACACTGAATAAGGTACATACCAAGAAATTGGGTTCTCCGGCCAATACGCAATTGAACTTGCGGTTGATTCTGGAAAATGTGAATCCCTCTTTCCTGTCAGAATTCCGGGAAAAAATCGAGCTGCAAATCAAAGCCTACGAGAAAGAGATCAATCAGATTCTGACCGAACAGATCGGGACTACCGGGGATGCGGTGAAACGGTTGAATGTGTTTAAACTGGATATGTTCTCCAGGAAGATCGTTCAGGATAAATATTCCCTGGAAAAATTACGGGATTTTATTTATTTTCTGGAGAATTGCCATAAAGAAGAAAAACGGCAGGCACAAACCCGTGAATTGATCGATGAATTCGAAAGCCGGATCCGGCAATACTTTTATTCGGATTGCCCCCAGATTCAGGTGTTGAGTGTATTGGAAGGCGGCGGACGCAACCAGATCCGTACTTATGGACGTTATCTGTTGCAAAAGCCTTTGCACCGACTGGAAGATAAGGTGTATAAAGCTTGCCGGTTGATCCTGAATATTATCCCCAGCAATTATGAACGTACCCTGAAGAATCACTTTCATAAGAATTTCGGCATCAACCTGTTTTTAGAGAAATATCAGGCTTATATCACGAAGATAGATAATGATGCTAACAATAAAGGCCGTTACGATAATTTCCTCAATGACCTGGGGATCCGGGAAAAATACCGGGCCTTGCCTGTGGAGGATCAGCAAATCGTGAAAGAATTCTTATCGGCTTTAGGCAATCTGGAACAGACTTCGGTTTCCGATTCGGTACAGATGATTATCCGGGATCTGTTGTTTCATCCCAATGGAAAGCCGAAACCTTATATTATTTACAATGCGATGCAGGCTTGGGAATATAAGGATTTGCTGCCTGACGATACTTTCGATATCAATCCTTTCGATATCGAAATCGAGAATTTGCCTGACGGGCGTTTAGCCTATGAACGGCTGACGGATAAATTACTCCGTATCAAATCGACGCTGGCTTTATTCGACGATAGTGGCAGCCTTTGGGATTTGTTTTGTGAGAATACGACGATTCTGATCAACGATCCGAATAATCCGACCGGTTATACGGATTTCAATACCGAAGCTTTGAATGCGTTCCTGAAACTGATGAATACTTGTAAGATTACTCTTTTTCTCGACGAAGCTTATGCCGACAGTGTGAAGGTTACGGATAAACATATGCCGAAATGGCGTACGATCTCGCGGTATATCATCAATAATATCAATGCCCAGGCCAATATCCGGGCGGTATCATCGTTATCGACCACCAAGAATTTGTCGGCTACGGGCGATCGGTTAGGGGCTTTGGCGGTGACCCCTCAGGCTGCTGCGGTCGCTGCTTTTGTGCGTCAGCTGAATTCCTGTTCGCACGGCAATAACAACTCTTTACTGATGTTGAATAATTTGCTGGAGACGGCACAGGTAGCTAAAAAAATAAAAGATACGCTGGAAAGCGAGTTACCGAAAAATGCTTCCCGCTTTAAGATCAAAGAGACACTGATCCGGTTTATCAATGAACAGATCGGACGGATTGAAAAATCGAACGCCAATAGTGTTGCAAACCGTCAGTTGCATAAGACCGCCGGATTTGAAGGTAGCCCGTTGTACCTGTTCCTGCTGGATGAGCTGGTAGCTTTGGATAAACTGGATATATTGGCCCTGCCGGACGATTTTAAATACCATAACGAACCTTTCTTCGTTTATTACCAGAGACGGTTGGTGGAAAATCTGAACCGTTTCCGGGTGAATAAGAATTTCCGTTCAGAATCGATGTTACGGATGAGTTGGGCAAAAGAGGTGGCTCAACGGGTTGTAGCTGAATTCGAAGGGACGGAAGTCAGTTGGTTGCCTTCGGATGGTTCTTATTTGTTTAACTTCCGGGTGGGGGAAGGGTTTTCTTATGCCGATCTGCTTTGTTTCTGCCAATATCTGGCGTTACACCGGGGGATTGCTGCTGTGCCCTATCCTACCGGTTTGGTCCGCTTTGCTATCGGAGGTTTTCTTGCCGATACCGAGGAGAGTAAGCAAGTGTTTAAATATGAACTGGAAGACGGTTTTACCATTTTTATGAAATATTGGACACTGTTTGCGGCTAAGCGGTTGGATGCGGCTTATAAGGAGGTGGAAAGCCATACGATTTTGGATGAGATTTTCGCTTATACTAAAATTCAGGAATTGATCGATGCGATTATCGGCGATTATCCTTTATCCGCTAAATACCGGAAAGACAAAGCGCCTTCTTTGCAGATCCGTGATATCCGGACCTTGTACCATGCCTCTCCCGAGCGTAGCGGAGTGAGCATTACGACGATCGACCGGTCGGTAAATTCGGTCATCGAATTACATGGCGACAAGATCGGTTCTTGCCGGGATGTATTCGAGTTTATCCGGAGTGCTGCTTTTACGAAGGTATATGAAAATTTACTGGCACAGATTTATAAGCAAGTGCCGGCCATTGCCGACCTGGATTTCAATACGGTAAGTTCGAAATACAGTAAGGCGGTGATCCTGAAATATATCACTAATAAGAAGACGTTCCAGCCCAACTATAATGTACTGGACGATCCGATGGAGAAAAATGTGATGCGGGAAATTCTGATTGAAATGGAGCATCTTCTGTTCTCGGATAGTAAAGTGAAGATTTTAGCTATCGATGCAACCGGAAATCCGGAGTTGGATAAATCGAAATTGGAAGGAATCAATGTGATTATCAAGAAATATATCCGGGAAATTTTATTGCATTTCAATCTGCCGTTTGAAAAAGACAGCCTCGAACCCAGCCGCAAGGAGATTGTCCGGGTAGCCGGAGAAACATTCGAGGAAATCACCGGTATTCGGTTGAGTGACCTGAACCTGCAAATCTGGGTAGATGAATTTATCAACCGTCTCCGCGCTCTGCCCGAATTTAAAGAGACGTTGCTGGCTCAGAAGTGTATGGGGTATATGATGGATTCGATCGCTTCGGGGATGAACAAAGAAAATTTGCCGGTAACCGATAAGATCCTGTTTCTGTATTTATTACATAACGATCATTCTTTCTATCGGCTGGTATCGGCCAAATTGAAGTATTTCAGCGATAAGATCGGAGCTTGTGCGGACAGGGAGGTGAAGATGTTTACAGAGGAGTTTATCACCGAGATATTACCCACCCAATTGAAGGAAATCAACGATTATATCATGCGGCGCCGGGATATTAAGGTGGCTGAGAAAGAGATCCACCGGGTGAGCCGGAAAGTGGTGTTGTTCTATATCAGCATGATCAAGCGGACAAAAGGAACCGATTATTACAAGCGCTATACCCATACGATGGTCCGGCTGGTGGAGACGGCTTTTATGAAACAAAATTCCAGTGTCAACGAGATGGTACAGCACGGTATTTCTATTTATAAAGATTTTGAAATGGAGAATAAGGTGCTGGAGACTTTCGAAGATGGACGGATCGCCTGGATCAACGAACTGATGCAGAAATGCGGTGTCATTTCTTCCGAGCAGCCGGTGCAGGAGCATACCCGTATCGTTACGGATGCTAAGAAACGGGAATATCCGTTCCACAAAGTGGATCGTCCGGGGACTATTTCGAAAAAGCGGCTTGGGGAGGCAGGACCGAACGATTATTTGAAGCTATTGGATTTGCGGCCCGATTCGTCTTTTTTTATCGGTCGTTTGGCCCGGTTTATCGCCAATATGGATTCGGACGATTATCGCTGTAAGGTGGTGAAACATGGCATGGTGAAGGAGCTGGTGATTTTCCAGAAGGGATATATGAAATACCTGACCGATAACTACCGGCTGAATTATACCGAAGACATTCCGATCGAAGATATCACCCGGTTCGTCCCGGATGTGATCAGTTTCCTGGGGGCTCCCGAAAAGCTGATTTCTTTCCCGCAGATCGGGTATTTCGATATACCGGGGCCGAACGGGAACATCAAGACGATCGTTACGCCGTTGAAACAGAAGGTAGATTATTTCGGGGATGTCAAGAAACCACGTCTGACGGTGATCAATGAGAAAATTAAAGAGATCGGCGGTAATCCGCGTCACGGTTCTTTGTTTGCCGTGGAAGAAAACGACGGTAGTATCTTTGTTATCGAGATCAATGGGGATAGTGGGGTAGGGAAGTCGGAAATGATCGCCGCTTTTATCCTGAAATGGTTGCGGAATAACCTCGAGGGGGTCCGTTCGGTAAAACTGATTGCGGGCGATATGTTCCATGAGTTTCAGGATGCCGAAGGTAATCTGTATGGGATCGGTACAGAGGTCGGTGATTTCTCGCGGACGACGGATTTCGACCCGGATTATATCAAGTATTATAAGTATCTGTTCGAAAGTAGTGCCGACAGTAATGTCGAAGATCTCAATTCCCGGAGCACGGTGAGCGGTATGTGTGATATCACGATGCCTTATAAGATCGATATCATGCTGAGTGCCGGAAACTATTCGAAGGAGGAAGCAGGTATAACCCGGGTGGACAATCCTGAAAATTTCCTGTTGTATATGGATGCCCATGGGGAGAGGAAAGAGAAAGCGACCAGTCAGGATGGTCCTAATTTCCAGCGTACCTTGAAGCGTTATACGGCAGATAAGAATATTGTAGATGTGATTGCCCGTCATGGTAATTATCTGGATGATATTTTAGATTGGGATTATGTAGAAAATGAAAAGCAATATTATCTGGCTTCTTCGTTCAAATTATTGGATAAGATCGATATTACGGAAGTAGTCGGTCAGATTTTCGGCGGTAAGCAGTTTAAACGGGACGGGGTTGGGTATACCATCCAAACGGTCTCTTTCGATATGATACAGAACCGGTTTATTGCTACCGTATCGTATGGGGAAAGAGAAAGCCGGGAAATGATGATCGACCGGAAGATGTTCAGTGCGATTTTCGATTCTCTGGCCAGTACTCCGGGAGGGCAACCGTTTATTGCTGAGGAAGGACAGTTGGAATCGGTGATGAACCTGGTGAAAATCATGCGCGGAGGGAGCGACGGTAAGGGGAAAGCCCGGAATATTCAATGTGGTATGCTTTCAACGGAGATCGGCAAGAAAGGCCGGGAGATTACCGGACCTCAGAAAGCCGCTATGGAGCTGAAACGGATGATTCAAGAGGTACGGATTACCCGCCCGGAAATCAATGAAGGGAAAATTTGCGTGAAACGCCTGCTGAACGAGAAATATCGTCCTATTTTCAAAGGAGAAATGAATAGTTCGGAATTGTGGCGATATAATTTCTTTATCTATCAGCTGGAGAACATGAAGAAAGCCGACTATCGCCGGATGGACGATATCGACCGTAAGGTAGATATGAGTAATCTGGTGGATTTTGTACCTGTAGACCCGAAGAAAGAATTCAGTCCTTTGTTGGTGAATCCCAATCTGAATATCGAACTGAGTAGTTTCAGCGAGACGTTCGAGGAATTGATGAGTTTGCCGAATTATCCGGAATTTGCGTGTGAATTCGCCGAACATATGGAACAGTTGTATGTCGCAGAGGGATATAGTGAAGAAACGAATATCAATAATATGATCGTACAGTTATTGCTTCTGGAGGGATATTGTACGACCGAGGACGTGGCTCGTGGTAGTGTCATTGAAAAAGTGAACCGGGAGACGATTGCCGCTGCCAAGTATGCGGTGGTTCGGTATTTGGAAGGCGAACGGGTGAAACGCGCTTCATCCGGTAAACCTGTCGAAAAGATCGCGGCTACCGGTACAGGTAAAAAGGTTGCTACGAAGGGGATACGTAAAAAGTAA
- a CDS encoding TlpA family protein disulfide reductase gives MKNVLFCILMIYVVCGCRSQQPQEIVRLAVKSLDELQSVSAVLVSNAAFDGAELSDELASRIPFLFKQVVRDSGTYFFTFEQIDNRVFYRNDQPYMACVYLDMLLGTRIPVEPGAKRYDYFARIQEELDLMQQILDGKKLREVASDSSRIVDVWVERAPDTLFNGQDCYVLKRHNDVTLIPSKSNNESWKANVRYKVMHSYNTYALFIEKHTGLPVYWSYTNSGDQDGRKIPGNRNTEFLENMELKDIPDSCFYPAQADKIRYVASFDEFVQEVKVGDEAPAYELTDVMTGKVYSNASLQGKIVVMQFTSTGCVGCVLAQPWMNKLYDRWKEQPELVFLCAGLLSEKDAKIQVEKYEFAYPMTTCNQAFFWSFGVQAIPSYYVIGKDNQVLARPQSHIGLKNFLDSYFNK, from the coding sequence ATGAAGAATGTTTTGTTTTGTATATTAATGATTTATGTGGTTTGTGGCTGTCGGTCACAGCAACCGCAAGAGATTGTTCGGCTTGCTGTGAAAAGCTTGGATGAACTACAGTCTGTGTCGGCTGTCCTGGTCAGTAATGCTGCTTTTGACGGTGCGGAGTTGTCGGATGAGCTGGCCAGTCGGATACCTTTTCTCTTTAAACAGGTAGTACGGGATTCGGGTACTTATTTTTTTACCTTCGAACAAATCGATAACCGGGTTTTCTACCGGAACGATCAGCCTTATATGGCTTGTGTATATCTGGATATGTTACTTGGTACGCGTATTCCTGTTGAACCCGGTGCGAAAAGGTATGATTATTTTGCCCGGATCCAGGAGGAGCTCGATTTGATGCAGCAAATCCTGGATGGTAAGAAACTGCGTGAAGTTGCTTCCGATTCTTCCCGGATCGTCGATGTATGGGTGGAGCGGGCGCCGGATACGCTTTTTAACGGGCAGGATTGTTATGTACTCAAACGGCATAATGATGTCACGCTTATTCCCTCGAAAAGTAATAATGAGTCATGGAAAGCCAATGTAAGATATAAAGTGATGCATAGTTATAATACGTATGCTTTATTTATAGAAAAACATACAGGTTTGCCTGTTTACTGGTCTTATACCAATTCGGGAGATCAGGACGGCAGGAAAATTCCGGGAAACCGGAATACGGAATTTTTGGAAAATATGGAGCTGAAGGATATTCCGGACAGTTGTTTTTATCCTGCTCAGGCAGATAAAATTCGCTATGTCGCTTCTTTCGACGAGTTCGTGCAGGAGGTGAAGGTGGGTGATGAGGCTCCTGCTTATGAATTGACGGATGTCATGACCGGGAAAGTGTATTCCAACGCATCGCTGCAAGGCAAGATCGTGGTGATGCAATTTACTTCTACCGGGTGTGTCGGATGTGTATTGGCCCAGCCGTGGATGAATAAATTATATGATCGCTGGAAAGAGCAGCCGGAGCTGGTTTTTCTGTGTGCCGGTCTGCTCAGTGAAAAGGATGCTAAGATTCAGGTTGAAAAATATGAGTTCGCTTATCCGATGACCACTTGTAATCAGGCTTTTTTCTGGTCGTTCGGAGTGCAGGCCATACCTTCTTATTATGTGATCGGAAAAGATAATCAGGTGCTTGCCAGACCACAATCACACATCGGTTTGAAGAATTTTTTAGACAGTTATTTTAATAAATAA